A genomic region of Blattabacterium cuenoti contains the following coding sequences:
- a CDS encoding dihydrolipoamide acetyltransferase family protein — protein sequence MAEIISMPQLSDTMKVGTVIKWNKKVGDKVSEGDILAEIETDKATQDFEIDVSGILLFIGVKEGETTCVNDILAIIGNEGEDISHIISKLQSKKEKQEKIEFGLKEDKKIFISPVAKKMAKKIGIPINDIKGSGEYGRIIKRDIEFYQKKNLKEEEHHNTVIHSSIRKKIAEHLTHSKFSAPHYYLFSEINADKLIEFRKNLNNKLSLEEKISLNDIIIKAVAQSLIKHPDMNVSWNDERIIIHSHIHIGVAVAIKDGLIVPVIKNVDQKSLLKISKEIKDKILRSKSKKIQPEEIENSTFTVSNLGMYGIEFFTSIINIPNTSILSVGSIMKRPVVINDKIEIGNVMKITLSCDHRIIDGVKGSEYIHSLINFLEDPITILF from the coding sequence ATGGCAGAAATAATATCCATGCCCCAATTAAGTGACACAATGAAAGTGGGAACTGTAATCAAATGGAATAAAAAAGTTGGAGATAAAGTTTCAGAAGGTGATATTTTAGCTGAAATCGAAACAGATAAAGCTACTCAAGATTTTGAGATAGATGTTAGTGGTATTTTACTTTTTATTGGAGTAAAAGAAGGAGAAACTACATGTGTAAATGATATATTGGCTATTATAGGAAATGAAGGAGAAGATATAAGTCATATTATTTCAAAATTACAATCCAAAAAAGAAAAACAAGAAAAGATAGAATTTGGATTGAAAGAAGATAAAAAAATATTTATCTCTCCTGTAGCAAAAAAAATGGCTAAAAAAATAGGAATTCCTATAAATGATATTAAGGGGAGTGGAGAATATGGAAGGATCATTAAAAGAGACATAGAATTTTACCAAAAAAAAAATTTAAAGGAAGAAGAACATCACAATACAGTTATTCATTCTTCTATAAGAAAGAAAATAGCAGAACATTTAACTCATTCTAAATTTTCAGCTCCACATTATTATTTATTTAGTGAAATAAATGCGGATAAATTAATTGAATTTAGAAAAAATTTAAATAATAAACTTTCTTTAGAAGAAAAAATATCATTAAATGACATTATTATAAAAGCTGTAGCTCAATCTTTAATTAAACATCCTGATATGAATGTGTCATGGAATGATGAAAGAATTATAATACATTCACATATTCATATTGGAGTTGCTGTAGCTATAAAAGATGGATTGATAGTTCCAGTTATTAAAAATGTAGATCAAAAATCATTATTAAAAATTTCCAAAGAGATTAAAGATAAAATATTACGCTCAAAATCAAAAAAAATACAACCAGAAGAAATAGAAAATAGTACTTTTACAGTTTCAAATTTAGGAATGTATGGAATAGAATTTTTCACTTCCATTATTAATATTCCTAATACATCTATATTATCTGTAGGATCTATTATGAAACGTCCAGTTGTTATAAATGATAAAATTGAAATAGGAAATGTAATGAAAATCACATTATCTTGTGATCATAGAATTATAGATGGAGTTAAAGGGAGTGAATATATTCATTCTCTTATAAATTTTTTGGAAGATCCTATTACCATATTATTTTAA
- a CDS encoding DUF475 domain-containing protein: MNLEKSITEIIHHPILSISIIGNLFLIESILSIDNAAVLASMILNLNKKDRKKALKYGIIGAYFFRGLCLLFASILIKIWWLKPLGGIYLIFVGLNHFFIKKNSISNNLKNRQNSFWKVIFIIEMMDLAFSIDNIFASVALSENLILIFLGVCIGILSMRLISGFFVQLMEKFPELKHSTFCIIIILGIKLVFFSKKYIHNIFFFSEKTFSLLTFSIFIFPIFLLWIKKIINKN, translated from the coding sequence ATGAATCTTGAAAAATCTATAACAGAAATTATTCATCATCCTATTTTGTCAATTTCTATTATAGGAAATTTATTTTTAATAGAAAGTATTTTATCTATAGATAATGCGGCTGTATTAGCTTCTATGATTCTTAATCTTAATAAAAAAGATAGAAAAAAAGCTCTAAAATATGGAATTATTGGTGCTTATTTTTTCAGAGGTCTATGTTTATTATTTGCTTCTATTTTAATAAAAATATGGTGGTTAAAACCATTAGGAGGAATTTACTTGATTTTTGTAGGATTGAATCATTTTTTTATAAAAAAAAATTCTATTTCAAATAATTTAAAAAATAGACAAAATTCTTTTTGGAAAGTCATTTTCATTATAGAAATGATGGATTTGGCTTTTTCTATTGATAATATTTTTGCTTCTGTTGCCTTATCAGAAAATTTGATATTAATTTTTTTAGGTGTATGTATAGGAATTTTGTCAATGAGATTGATTTCGGGATTTTTTGTTCAATTAATGGAAAAATTTCCAGAGTTAAAACATTCTACTTTTTGTATAATTATCATTCTTGGAATTAAGCTTGTTTTTTTTTCAAAAAAATATATTCATAATATATTTTTTTTTTCAGAAAAAACATTTTCTTTATTAACTTTTTCAATATTTATATTTCCCATTTTTTTATTATGGATAAAAAAAATAATAAATAAAAATTAA
- a CDS encoding ABC transporter ATP-binding protein, translated as MNALEKILAYSKPYKYHYIINISCNFLYSLFSVISIISISPVLSILLESSEYKNKTTFFNFFNVSFDFIIKYFHNYTKILSYKYGKINTLAIFCIFIILLFLIRNIFRYLAEYFLIGIKTSIIRNIRNNFHKKILSLPIIFFSNKRNGDLISRLSNDVNEIEVTIISSLANLISSPIMVIFHLLTLFFMNYKLTLVGFLFLPLMGVFLSIIGNSLKKDAIGAQNQLGKLFSVVEESLNSTKIINIFNAENKMQKNFEQVSEYQKILSSRVNRKKELASPMSEFFGSITMILIIWYGGKLFLEKKGMGPEILFPFIGLFFQIISPAKNLVNSISNIQKGRAAAERIVEILNTKCRSNEKIRHKSIFRFENEILFRNVSFSYNKLILIPNLSFSLKKGKTVVLIGRSGSGKSTIANLLANFYDVTSGEITVDGTNMKYLKIKDYRKLLGIVTQEPVLFNDSVFNNITLGTEKNISINSVIKAAKIANAHCFIEKLPKGYDTIIGYNGNKLSLGQKQRISIARAVFKDPPIIILDEATSFLDTESEITVQQSLSKMMKNRTSLVIAHKLSSSVIQNADHIIVLEKGKIIEEGKHNTLILKKGTYSKLKALQSF; from the coding sequence ATGAATGCACTTGAAAAAATTTTAGCTTATTCAAAGCCTTATAAATATCATTATATTATCAATATATCATGTAATTTTTTATATTCTTTATTCTCAGTTATATCCATAATATCTATTTCACCTGTATTGAGTATTTTACTTGAATCTTCTGAATACAAAAATAAAACAACATTTTTTAATTTTTTTAATGTTTCCTTTGATTTTATTATTAAATATTTTCATAATTATACAAAAATATTATCATATAAATATGGAAAAATAAACACTTTAGCTATATTTTGTATTTTTATTATTTTACTTTTTTTAATTCGAAATATTTTTCGATATTTAGCCGAATATTTTTTAATAGGAATAAAAACTTCTATAATTCGAAATATTAGAAATAATTTCCACAAAAAAATACTTTCTTTACCCATAATTTTTTTTTCAAATAAAAGAAATGGAGATTTAATATCTAGATTGTCTAATGATGTTAATGAGATTGAGGTTACTATTATTAGTTCTTTGGCTAATTTGATTAGTTCTCCTATTATGGTAATTTTTCATTTATTGACCTTATTTTTTATGAATTATAAACTGACGTTAGTTGGCTTTTTATTCCTCCCTTTAATGGGAGTTTTTTTATCTATTATAGGAAATAGTTTAAAAAAAGATGCAATAGGGGCTCAAAATCAATTAGGAAAATTATTTTCTGTTGTAGAAGAAAGTTTAAATTCTACTAAGATTATAAATATTTTCAATGCTGAAAATAAAATGCAAAAAAATTTTGAACAAGTATCTGAATATCAAAAAATACTTTCTTCTCGTGTTAATAGAAAAAAAGAATTAGCTTCTCCTATGAGCGAATTTTTTGGTTCTATTACAATGATTTTAATTATTTGGTACGGAGGAAAACTTTTTTTGGAAAAAAAAGGAATGGGACCAGAAATACTTTTTCCTTTCATAGGATTATTTTTTCAAATTATTAGTCCAGCAAAAAATTTGGTTAATTCTATATCCAATATTCAAAAAGGAAGAGCAGCTGCAGAACGTATTGTGGAAATATTGAATACTAAATGTAGATCAAATGAAAAAATTAGACATAAATCTATTTTTCGTTTTGAAAATGAAATTTTATTTCGTAATGTTTCATTTAGTTACAATAAACTAATTTTGATTCCAAATTTAAGTTTTTCTTTAAAAAAGGGAAAAACTGTAGTTTTAATAGGAAGATCAGGCAGTGGAAAATCGACTATAGCCAATTTATTAGCTAATTTTTATGATGTAACATCTGGAGAAATAACTGTAGATGGAACTAATATGAAATATTTAAAAATTAAAGATTATAGAAAACTATTAGGCATTGTAACTCAAGAACCAGTTCTTTTTAATGATTCTGTTTTTAATAATATAACATTAGGAACAGAAAAAAACATATCTATAAATTCTGTCATAAAAGCGGCTAAAATTGCTAATGCTCATTGTTTTATAGAAAAATTACCAAAAGGATATGATACAATTATAGGATATAACGGAAATAAATTATCCTTAGGGCAAAAACAAAGAATTAGTATAGCTAGAGCTGTATTTAAAGATCCCCCAATTATAATTTTAGATGAAGCTACTTCTTTTTTAGATACAGAATCTGAAATTACAGTTCAACAATCCTTAAGTAAAATGATGAAAAATAGAACATCTCTTGTAATTGCACACAAATTATCTTCTTCGGTTATACAAAATGCAGATCATATTATTGTATTAGAAAAAGGAAAAATTATAGAAGAAGGAAAACATAACACTCTAATTTTAAAAAAAGGAACTTACAGTAAATTAAAGGCTTTACAAAGTTTTTAA
- the secD gene encoding protein translocase subunit SecD has translation MRVRNFFTIYVTIILTTICLYYISYSIHSENQTKKSLNLGLDLKGGISLILDISEKDLLKKFSENSQNFIFLKALENADKKKKENPNINYLSFFINFFNQEIKNKKLNISLSSPNLFGNKSNIEDIDPNSSDFEVERFLKKKVESSIISIQKILRSRIDRFGIIQPNIQRIKNSNRILIELSGIKNIDRIKNILEKKAELHFFETYNFQEIISYFNTINKFYKKKHSERMKSFIDFLNIPLIKSSNIVGLVHVKHKTIISNFLNSLEAKNSLPYYLHDVKFLWGSKNFENFCQLFAVKINEEETYHSLNGDMVTHAYKSFGPSNEISINIKMNQEGTKKWKIFTEKNMGKNVAIVLDNFVYAAPVVKSVIPNGMSQIYGDFSIQESNDLINVLNTGELPTSVKVIQTDIIGPYLGKESIRNGITSFLIALFFIFIWMFFYYSIPGLYANIVLFFNIIFIFGVLISMNAVLTFPGIAGIILTLAMSMDANILIYEKIKENIKNKIYILTSIHNSYTLQGALSSIIDGQITTLLCGIILYYFGIGPIRGFATTLIIGIIISMFTSICLGRLFLEWHLKKYKKIFFRNFLNKIQNVQYDFLSKRKWIYMISSILIIVSILSFFLKGFNLGLDFVGGRSYVILFDRKMVPEKISEILSKTFIENGKPSFPRVQTFRDENQLKIVTKYKIWEENNQVDEIILKKIFTALKAFFPINFEDFKKIKKNKSLGILSVEKVGPVIAQYMTNKAFISIIISLIGIFTYILIRFKKWQFGFGATISLIHDSIIVLGVFSFFHEKFPILEIDQTFIAALLTIIGYSINDTVIVYDKIRQISKKTSFLMKDTINKGICTSLTRTINTSFITLLVILIIFLVGGKVLHSFMLALFIGISIGTYSSIFIAPSIVYDCCKKNIKK, from the coding sequence ATGCGTGTAAGAAACTTTTTTACAATTTATGTAACCATAATATTGACTACAATTTGTTTATATTACATATCATATAGTATACATTCTGAAAATCAGACTAAGAAAAGTTTAAATCTAGGATTAGATTTAAAAGGCGGAATTAGTCTAATTTTAGATATTTCTGAAAAAGATTTGTTAAAAAAATTTTCTGAAAATTCCCAAAATTTTATTTTTTTAAAAGCACTAGAAAATGCTGATAAGAAAAAAAAAGAAAATCCAAATATAAATTATTTATCATTTTTTATCAATTTCTTTAATCAAGAGATTAAAAATAAAAAATTAAATATCAGTTTATCTTCTCCAAATTTATTTGGAAACAAATCAAATATTGAAGATATTGATCCTAATAGTTCTGATTTTGAAGTCGAAAGATTTTTAAAAAAAAAAGTAGAATCATCTATAATTTCTATTCAAAAAATTTTGAGATCCAGAATAGATAGATTTGGAATTATACAACCCAATATTCAAAGAATAAAAAATTCTAATCGAATTTTAATAGAATTATCTGGAATAAAAAATATAGATAGAATAAAAAATATTTTAGAAAAAAAAGCGGAATTACATTTTTTTGAAACTTATAATTTTCAAGAAATTATTTCATACTTTAATACAATTAATAAATTTTATAAGAAAAAACATTCTGAAAGGATGAAATCTTTTATAGATTTTTTGAATATCCCACTTATTAAATCTTCAAATATAGTTGGATTAGTTCATGTAAAACATAAAACAATCATTTCCAATTTTTTAAACTCTTTGGAGGCTAAAAATTCTTTACCGTATTATTTGCATGATGTAAAATTTTTATGGGGGTCGAAAAATTTCGAGAATTTTTGTCAATTATTTGCTGTAAAAATAAATGAAGAAGAAACGTATCATTCTTTAAACGGAGATATGGTAACTCACGCTTACAAATCTTTTGGCCCTTCAAATGAAATATCTATAAATATAAAAATGAATCAAGAAGGAACTAAAAAATGGAAAATATTTACAGAAAAAAATATGGGAAAAAATGTCGCAATAGTACTTGATAATTTCGTATACGCTGCCCCTGTAGTCAAATCAGTCATTCCAAATGGAATGTCTCAAATATATGGAGATTTTTCCATACAAGAATCGAATGATTTAATAAATGTATTAAATACAGGAGAATTGCCTACTTCTGTAAAAGTTATTCAAACTGACATAATAGGTCCTTATTTAGGGAAAGAATCCATTCGAAATGGAATCACATCTTTTTTAATAGCCTTATTTTTTATATTTATTTGGATGTTTTTTTATTATTCCATTCCAGGATTATATGCGAACATTGTCCTTTTTTTTAATATAATATTTATTTTTGGTGTTCTTATTTCCATGAATGCAGTTTTGACATTTCCTGGTATTGCAGGTATTATATTAACATTAGCAATGTCCATGGACGCTAATATTCTGATTTATGAAAAAATTAAAGAAAATATAAAAAATAAAATTTATATATTAACATCTATTCATAATAGTTATACATTACAAGGGGCTTTATCATCTATTATAGATGGACAAATTACCACTTTATTATGTGGGATTATTTTATATTATTTTGGAATAGGACCAATCCGAGGATTTGCTACTACCTTAATTATTGGAATCATAATATCTATGTTTACCTCCATTTGTTTAGGAAGATTATTTTTAGAATGGCATTTAAAAAAGTATAAAAAAATTTTTTTTAGAAATTTTTTGAATAAAATTCAAAATGTACAATATGATTTTTTATCTAAAAGGAAATGGATTTATATGATTTCTTCTATTCTGATTATTGTTAGTATACTTTCTTTTTTCTTAAAAGGCTTCAATCTTGGATTAGATTTTGTTGGAGGCCGTTCTTACGTAATTCTTTTTGATCGTAAGATGGTTCCTGAAAAAATTTCGGAAATTTTGTCAAAAACTTTTATAGAGAATGGAAAACCTTCCTTTCCGAGAGTACAAACATTTAGAGATGAAAATCAACTAAAAATAGTCACAAAATATAAAATATGGGAAGAAAACAATCAAGTAGATGAAATAATTTTAAAAAAAATATTTACAGCCTTAAAAGCTTTCTTTCCTATCAATTTTGAGGATTTTAAAAAAATAAAAAAAAATAAATCATTAGGAATTTTATCTGTTGAAAAAGTAGGACCTGTAATAGCTCAATATATGACTAATAAAGCATTTATTTCTATTATAATTTCTTTAATAGGAATTTTTACATATATTTTGATAAGATTCAAAAAATGGCAATTTGGATTTGGTGCAACAATCTCTTTAATTCATGATTCCATTATCGTACTTGGAGTCTTTTCTTTTTTTCACGAAAAATTTCCTATTCTAGAAATAGATCAGACTTTTATAGCTGCTTTATTAACGATAATAGGTTATTCAATTAATGATACCGTAATAGTTTATGATAAAATTAGACAAATTTCAAAAAAAACATCATTTCTTATGAAAGATACCATAAATAAAGGGATTTGCACCTCTTTAACAAGAACTATAAATACTTCTTTTATCACTTTATTAGTAATTTTGATTATTTTTTTAGTTGGAGGAAAAGTTCTTCATAGTTTTATGTTAGCTTTATTTATTGGAATCAGTATAGGGACTTATTCCTCTATCTTTATTGCCCCATCTATAGTATATGATTGTTGTAAAAAAAATATAAAAAAATGA
- a CDS encoding Sec-independent protein translocase subunit TatA/TatB, with the protein MKNFLFISLEESFFIIFIAILIFGPKKIPDIARGLGEGVRYLRNAKTKIKNEIIKNNIDQSIKKKEISDDEEKKVKKYIPPFSIKRNN; encoded by the coding sequence ATGAAAAATTTTTTATTTATTAGTTTAGAAGAAAGTTTCTTTATCATTTTTATAGCTATACTTATTTTTGGTCCTAAAAAAATACCTGACATAGCTCGTGGATTAGGAGAAGGAGTACGATACTTAAGAAATGCAAAAACAAAAATTAAAAATGAAATTATTAAAAATAATATTGATCAATCTATAAAAAAAAAAGAAATTTCTGATGATGAAGAAAAAAAAGTAAAAAAATATATTCCTCCTTTTTCTATAAAACGAAATAATTAA
- a CDS encoding SurA N-terminal domain-containing protein — protein sequence MSFLEKIRKNTWFVFFFIIISLIFFILDPNIILKFFTENSDIIGKVNGDNIFLNEYLDCFQFLKRFREDEPDHYLKNDAWKLLVHEKILNQQANKLGIQSTKKDFWKAIEKQSIYSKIIDFQNENGKMNIEKFKLYLKNLEKIPSNLAPQIEAEKNIWFYEKKSIPKRILAKKYVEMLMYGLNTSFVEAQLNYRNKNKFSIIDYIFIPYSEIEKRYYRIKSDDIYDFIHKNKFLYKKENLRNLSFVVFRSRPSLDDENNMDIEMKKLFNKFRFSNHNSIIVSNQSEKPFDRNFYLKKNLPIILQHFVVKNNKVGSMFGPVKDNNIYIMAKLTGKNMVYNSVLSSHILISHKESVRFSKNRTKKKAKEIAKTMYDFLVKNPDQFNSLVTKKSDDIINAKNNKGNLGWMKYEEQNETFKGEGSFHFFSSKNKKGTIGLTETKFGYHIIRIDDIKDIKPVYQFAIIIKTLTPSRKTEEILYQKTVQFMKENKNSNLNTFINNARKKRYETIFLKEIKNYQWNIHDLNTEVDKEIINWSYEKNRKEGDIKIFSTSNKDHIMVFLSKIQKKGYPIEKIKNHIIPFLMNKKIDHFLYKMIKNKHINLKKIAFCFSKKINKSCKINFDQSMIGDYKEPKVVGYAFSLKLYEISKPILGERGVFFIRPLKRFNTYKNISYFSYEIESLNTKLRKNILEKIGNVLIEKSNIIDYRKNI from the coding sequence ATGAGTTTTTTAGAAAAAATCAGAAAAAATACATGGTTCGTTTTCTTTTTCATAATCATATCTTTAATATTTTTTATATTAGATCCTAATATTATTCTAAAATTTTTTACTGAAAATTCCGATATTATTGGAAAAGTAAATGGAGATAATATTTTTTTAAATGAATATCTTGATTGTTTTCAATTTTTGAAACGATTTCGTGAAGATGAGCCTGATCATTATTTAAAAAATGACGCTTGGAAACTATTAGTTCATGAAAAAATACTAAATCAACAAGCTAATAAATTAGGAATACAAAGTACAAAAAAAGATTTTTGGAAAGCAATAGAAAAACAATCTATATATAGTAAAATTATTGATTTTCAAAATGAAAATGGGAAAATGAATATAGAAAAATTTAAATTGTATTTAAAAAATTTAGAAAAAATTCCTTCAAATTTAGCCCCTCAAATAGAAGCAGAAAAAAATATTTGGTTTTATGAAAAAAAGAGTATTCCAAAAAGAATCCTTGCAAAAAAATATGTAGAAATGTTGATGTATGGATTGAATACATCTTTTGTAGAAGCTCAATTAAATTATAGAAATAAAAATAAATTTTCCATAATTGATTATATATTTATTCCTTATTCAGAAATAGAAAAAAGATATTATAGAATCAAAAGTGACGATATTTATGATTTTATTCATAAAAATAAATTTCTTTACAAAAAAGAAAATTTAAGAAACCTCAGTTTTGTAGTTTTCCGTTCTCGTCCATCATTGGATGATGAAAATAATATGGATATTGAAATGAAAAAATTATTTAATAAATTTCGATTTTCGAATCATAATTCTATAATTGTTTCTAATCAATCTGAAAAACCTTTTGATAGAAATTTTTATTTAAAAAAAAATCTTCCTATTATTTTACAACATTTTGTGGTGAAAAACAATAAAGTTGGAAGTATGTTTGGCCCTGTTAAAGATAACAATATTTATATTATGGCTAAACTAACTGGAAAAAATATGGTATACAATTCCGTTTTATCCAGCCATATATTAATTTCTCATAAGGAGTCTGTACGTTTTTCCAAAAATAGGACTAAAAAAAAAGCTAAAGAAATAGCGAAAACAATGTATGATTTTCTTGTTAAAAATCCTGATCAATTCAATTCATTAGTAACGAAAAAATCTGATGATATCATCAATGCCAAAAATAATAAAGGTAATTTAGGATGGATGAAATATGAAGAACAAAATGAAACATTTAAGGGGGAGGGATCATTTCATTTTTTTTCTTCAAAAAATAAAAAAGGAACAATAGGTTTAACTGAAACGAAATTTGGATATCATATCATTAGAATTGACGACATAAAAGATATCAAACCTGTTTATCAATTTGCTATAATAATTAAAACATTGACTCCATCAAGAAAAACGGAAGAGATCCTTTATCAAAAAACTGTTCAATTCATGAAAGAAAATAAAAATTCAAATTTAAATACATTTATTAATAATGCAAGAAAAAAAAGATATGAAACTATTTTTTTGAAAGAAATCAAAAATTATCAATGGAATATTCACGATTTAAATACCGAAGTAGATAAAGAAATCATAAATTGGTCTTATGAAAAAAATAGAAAGGAGGGAGATATAAAAATTTTTTCTACTTCAAATAAAGATCATATTATGGTTTTTTTATCTAAAATTCAAAAAAAAGGATATCCTATTGAAAAAATAAAAAATCATATCATTCCTTTTCTTATGAATAAAAAAATAGATCATTTTTTATATAAAATGATAAAAAATAAACATATAAATTTGAAAAAAATAGCTTTTTGTTTTTCTAAAAAAATAAATAAATCTTGTAAAATCAATTTTGATCAATCTATGATTGGAGACTACAAAGAACCTAAAGTAGTGGGATATGCATTTTCCTTAAAATTGTATGAAATTTCTAAACCAATATTAGGAGAAAGAGGAGTTTTTTTCATAAGACCATTAAAACGTTTTAATACATATAAAAATATTTCTTATTTTTCTTATGAAATAGAATCTTTAAATACTAAGTTGAGAAAAAATATTTTAGAAAAAATAGGAAATGTATTAATTGAAAAATCTAATATTATAGATTATAGAAAAAATATTTAA
- a CDS encoding hemolysin family protein encodes MIFHISIVFITILVSAFFSGMEMALISSSLFQIELEKENKKGSFHSKLLSKSISNSKKFITTMVIGNTISLVIYGIYMGKLFLYIFPKEFLDNSLWMIFLETVFSATIILIIGEFIPKIIFSVYSNELLSLFIIPAYIIYKIFSPITNSIICISNIFLKILGEQENNKKKIFDKEDLICFLSENIEKNVKGKEFIESEIEIFHKALDFSEKKARECMVPRKEIVCFNLTYSSTDRIRNIFTESGLSKIVIYKNDIDNIIGYIHYLELLKKPNNIESIIRSVESVYITTPVREIMDLLIKKKRSIAIVLDEYGGTAGMITIEDILEEFLGDIKDEHDENLLLDNKLNDCEFLFSARLEIDFINAKYNLDLPQSDKYETLGGLIVTYTGDIPKNGDKIIINNNFFIEIKKVSKNKIEEVFLKKKI; translated from the coding sequence ATAATTTTTCATATTAGTATAGTTTTTATTACTATTCTTGTATCTGCTTTTTTTTCTGGTATGGAAATGGCTTTAATTTCTTCTAGTTTATTTCAAATAGAATTAGAAAAAGAAAACAAAAAAGGATCTTTTCATTCTAAATTACTTTCAAAAAGTATTAGTAATTCCAAAAAATTTATTACTACAATGGTAATTGGGAATACTATATCATTAGTTATATATGGGATTTATATGGGGAAATTATTTTTGTATATTTTTCCAAAAGAATTTTTAGATAATTCTTTATGGATGATTTTTTTGGAAACAGTTTTTTCTGCTACTATTATTTTGATTATTGGAGAATTCATACCAAAAATAATATTTAGTGTATATTCAAATGAATTATTGAGTTTGTTCATTATCCCTGCATATATAATATATAAAATATTCTCTCCTATTACAAACTCTATTATTTGTATTTCTAATATTTTTTTAAAAATTTTAGGAGAACAAGAAAATAATAAAAAGAAAATTTTTGATAAAGAAGATTTGATTTGTTTTTTATCAGAAAATATAGAAAAAAATGTAAAAGGAAAAGAGTTTATAGAATCTGAAATTGAAATTTTTCATAAAGCTCTAGATTTTTCTGAAAAAAAAGCACGAGAATGTATGGTCCCTAGAAAGGAAATAGTTTGTTTTAATCTAACATACTCTTCTACAGATAGAATTAGAAATATTTTTACTGAAAGTGGCTTATCTAAAATAGTAATTTATAAAAATGATATAGATAATATTATAGGTTATATTCATTATTTAGAATTACTAAAAAAACCAAACAATATTGAATCTATAATTAGATCAGTAGAATCAGTTTATATAACTACTCCCGTAAGGGAAATAATGGATCTTTTAATTAAAAAAAAAAGAAGTATTGCTATTGTTTTAGATGAATATGGAGGGACAGCTGGGATGATAACTATAGAAGATATTTTAGAAGAATTTCTTGGAGATATAAAGGATGAACATGATGAGAATTTGTTATTGGATAATAAATTAAATGATTGTGAATTTTTATTTTCTGCACGTTTAGAAATTGATTTTATTAATGCTAAATATAATTTAGATCTTCCTCAATCTGATAAATATGAAACTTTAGGAGGATTGATTGTTACTTATACAGGAGATATTCCAAAAAATGGAGATAAAATTATTATTAATAATAATTTTTTTATTGAAATTAAAAAAGTATCTAAAAATAAAATAGAAGAAGTTTTTCTTAAAAAAAAAATTTAA
- a CDS encoding OmpH family outer membrane protein, whose translation MKKNTIFYFLLFLFLFGYHSYSMECHRKIVCLNSIALIEKMSEFSTAQKELDRISKIHENILDKLAKEFHKKAEKFQKNKNPILKKELEILQARAHAYQKTAADDLTKKQNKLLNPIYKKIENAIHKVIDKDKNIIRVDDCSPGKGVLVNKGEDITEAVKKELGINK comes from the coding sequence ATGAAAAAAAATACAATTTTTTATTTTCTATTATTTCTATTTTTATTTGGATATCATTCATATTCTATGGAATGTCATAGAAAAATAGTTTGCCTAAATAGTATAGCTTTGATAGAAAAAATGTCAGAATTTTCTACTGCTCAAAAAGAATTAGATAGAATTAGTAAAATTCATGAAAATATTTTAGATAAATTAGCAAAAGAATTCCATAAAAAAGCAGAAAAATTTCAAAAAAATAAAAATCCAATTCTTAAAAAAGAATTAGAAATTTTGCAGGCAAGAGCTCATGCTTATCAAAAAACAGCGGCAGATGATTTAACTAAAAAACAAAATAAACTATTAAATCCTATATACAAGAAAATAGAAAATGCTATTCATAAAGTAATAGATAAAGATAAAAATATTATCAGAGTTGACGATTGTAGTCCTGGAAAAGGAGTATTAGTCAATAAAGGGGAGGATATTACTGAAGCCGTTAAAAAAGAATTAGGAATAAATAAGTAA